The Acidobacteriota bacterium genome window below encodes:
- the glnE gene encoding bifunctional [glutamate--ammonia ligase]-adenylyl-L-tyrosine phosphorylase/[glutamate--ammonia-ligase] adenylyltransferase gives MKPEDLLLAPELSTEEVTEFLGRFGFSDPAAADRNLQLMAEDVTTRLALARMLGKLLEVVRETPDPDGALNHFERLLGVVSHPVNFLGFLGDTAEALEAVLLICGCSSYASEILIRDPETFYWLLNELGAPWPKSLASYRNEARQAISPGWADEDPLRALARFKRREMLRISARDILRVIDVGGTTTELSRLAESVIDCVYEICRARLVSRHGIPQTPDGRGGMREARFTVLGMGKLGGEELNYSSDIDLIYCYDGEEGQTGGGEACSKAPLSNSPAKTISNREFFTKLARMITQALSESTVEGAFYRVDLRLRPEGSTGNVATSLNDYRNYYGSWGETFERLALIKARPVGGCRELGRIFCETFRPFTYRKFLDFASLEELQEIKNRINAKLGSTGKQERHVKLGEGGIREVEFFVQALQLIYGGRHPHLQQAQTVQALEALHRARFLNTREHRGLREAYEFLRDLEHKLQMVFHFQTHELPEKEEDLYKCARRMGIAGSTDAETVDRFRQTYARHTALVHGMFEDLVAWRRGGAAGVEIREAALVLHPGLAEQEAHRMLAARGFSDLRTAYHQITLLRDAPSFAHAPSRMRNLLANLMPRLLSELQSSPDPDAGLSAFESFADALGDRDSLYGLLNESPGVLARLLRLLASSRFLSDFLCRRPEFFDTLVRPEGLKRQKTLARFSTELASLLREAGNDWEKRRCLRRYQQTEMFRIGMKDALGELSRDQVGKQMAGLAECCLLAAFDLACESLEDRFGPGFTGWAREQVAVLAMGKMGGADLSYHSDLDLVYFYADADAAASWESQRRCVRLVERLDEILSVSQGEGTIYHIDTRLRPMGSKGDLVTPATRYREYLATRAEAWERLALSRHRFILGGRRIRRQIGAMIDGFVYQPELRPEEVSQIAHLRGRMEVELGREAQQGRFHLKAGAGGLQDVEFATQLLQLKYGGEYPELRNPRTLTAMARMERRGLLGEDALHDLSEGYRFLRRLENRLRIAATDGVSTISRDPKHLRKLILLLGEPKTPYCQSPEAFTDHYLATTRRVRRHYREIVAKLGGD, from the coding sequence ATGAAGCCCGAAGACCTGCTGCTGGCGCCCGAACTTTCCACGGAAGAGGTGACGGAATTCCTCGGCCGATTCGGATTCTCGGACCCGGCAGCCGCCGACCGCAACCTGCAGTTGATGGCGGAGGACGTGACTACCCGGCTGGCCCTGGCACGCATGCTGGGCAAGTTGCTGGAGGTGGTTCGGGAAACACCCGACCCCGACGGAGCTCTCAACCACTTCGAACGCCTGCTGGGGGTGGTCAGCCACCCGGTGAACTTCCTGGGCTTCCTGGGCGACACCGCCGAGGCCCTGGAGGCGGTGCTCCTGATCTGCGGCTGTTCCAGCTACGCCTCCGAAATTCTCATTCGCGACCCGGAGACCTTCTACTGGCTGCTGAACGAGCTGGGCGCGCCCTGGCCCAAATCCCTGGCCTCCTATCGCAATGAAGCCCGCCAGGCCATCTCCCCGGGCTGGGCTGACGAGGATCCATTGAGGGCTCTGGCCCGCTTCAAGCGCCGGGAGATGTTGCGCATCAGCGCCCGCGATATTTTGAGGGTCATCGACGTGGGCGGAACTACCACGGAGCTGTCTCGGCTGGCCGAGTCCGTCATTGACTGCGTATACGAGATTTGCCGGGCCCGCCTGGTGAGCCGGCACGGAATTCCCCAAACGCCCGACGGCCGGGGCGGAATGAGGGAGGCCCGCTTTACGGTGCTGGGAATGGGCAAGCTGGGAGGGGAGGAGCTCAACTACAGCTCCGATATCGATTTGATCTACTGCTACGACGGGGAGGAGGGCCAAACCGGGGGTGGGGAGGCCTGCTCGAAAGCTCCGCTCTCGAACAGTCCTGCCAAAACCATCTCAAACCGCGAATTCTTTACCAAGCTGGCTCGCATGATCACCCAAGCCCTGTCGGAGTCGACCGTTGAAGGAGCCTTCTATCGGGTGGACTTGCGGCTGCGGCCCGAAGGCAGCACCGGAAACGTTGCCACGTCGCTGAACGACTATCGGAACTACTATGGCAGTTGGGGGGAAACCTTCGAACGACTGGCATTGATCAAGGCGCGCCCGGTGGGCGGATGCAGGGAACTGGGACGGATCTTCTGCGAAACCTTTCGACCTTTTACCTACCGCAAATTCCTGGATTTTGCCTCTCTGGAGGAGCTTCAGGAGATCAAGAACCGCATCAACGCCAAGTTGGGTTCAACGGGAAAGCAGGAGCGGCACGTCAAGCTGGGGGAGGGAGGCATTCGCGAAGTCGAATTCTTCGTCCAGGCGCTCCAGCTCATCTACGGGGGTCGCCATCCGCACCTGCAGCAGGCGCAGACGGTGCAGGCCCTGGAGGCGCTGCACCGGGCCCGGTTCCTCAATACCCGGGAACATCGCGGTTTGCGAGAAGCCTACGAGTTTCTGCGCGACCTGGAGCACAAGCTTCAGATGGTCTTTCATTTCCAGACGCACGAATTGCCTGAGAAGGAAGAGGACCTCTACAAGTGCGCCCGGCGCATGGGGATTGCCGGCTCCACTGACGCGGAAACCGTGGACAGGTTCCGGCAAACCTACGCCCGGCACACGGCGCTGGTGCACGGCATGTTTGAAGACCTGGTGGCCTGGCGACGAGGGGGTGCTGCCGGCGTCGAGATCCGTGAGGCGGCGCTGGTGCTCCATCCGGGACTTGCGGAGCAGGAAGCCCACCGGATGCTTGCCGCCCGGGGATTTTCAGACCTGAGAACCGCCTACCACCAGATCACCCTGTTGCGGGATGCCCCCTCCTTCGCTCATGCCCCCTCCCGGATGCGCAACCTGCTGGCCAACCTGATGCCGAGACTGCTGAGCGAACTGCAGTCCAGCCCCGACCCCGACGCCGGCCTGTCCGCATTCGAAAGTTTCGCCGACGCCCTGGGCGATCGGGATTCGCTCTACGGCTTGCTGAACGAGTCTCCGGGTGTTCTGGCCCGGCTCCTGAGACTGCTTGCCTCCAGCCGATTTCTTTCGGACTTCCTCTGCAGACGGCCCGAATTCTTCGACACCCTGGTCCGCCCCGAGGGGTTGAAACGGCAGAAGACACTCGCACGCTTCTCGACCGAGTTGGCCTCGCTGCTCCGGGAAGCCGGCAATGACTGGGAAAAGCGCAGGTGTCTGAGACGCTATCAGCAAACCGAGATGTTCCGAATCGGGATGAAGGACGCCTTGGGCGAGTTGAGCCGGGACCAGGTCGGGAAGCAGATGGCGGGCCTGGCCGAGTGCTGCCTTCTGGCCGCCTTCGATCTGGCCTGTGAAAGCCTGGAAGACCGTTTCGGCCCGGGCTTCACCGGCTGGGCGCGCGAGCAGGTGGCCGTACTGGCCATGGGAAAGATGGGCGGCGCCGACCTCAGCTACCACTCCGACCTGGACCTGGTCTACTTCTATGCGGACGCGGATGCCGCGGCCAGTTGGGAGAGCCAGCGCCGCTGCGTCCGCCTGGTCGAGCGCCTCGACGAGATCCTTTCGGTGTCGCAGGGCGAGGGAACCATATACCACATAGACACGCGGCTGCGGCCCATGGGGAGCAAGGGGGATCTGGTCACTCCTGCAACCCGCTACCGTGAATACCTGGCCACACGGGCGGAAGCCTGGGAGCGCCTGGCGCTGTCCCGCCACCGCTTCATCTTGGGTGGGCGCCGCATTCGACGACAGATCGGCGCCATGATTGACGGGTTCGTCTATCAGCCGGAGTTGAGACCGGAGGAGGTCTCTCAGATCGCTCACCTACGAGGTCGCATGGAAGTCGAGCTGGGCAGAGAGGCCCAGCAAGGCCGATTCCATTTGAAAGCCGGGGCCGGAGGTTTGCAGGATGTGGAATTCGCCACCCAGTTGTTGCAGCTCAAGTATGGAGGAGAGTATCCCGAGCTCCGCAACCCCCGTACGCTCACGGCCATGGCTCGCATGGAAAGACGGGGACTACTGGGCGAGGATGCGCTTCACGACCTGTCGGAGGGTTACCGGTTCCTGCGCCGGCTCGAGAACAGACTGCGAATTGCAGCCACCGATGGCGTCTCCACGATCTCTCGAGACCCAAAGCACTTGCGCAAGCTGATTCTCCTTTTGGGGGAACCCAAGACTCCTTACTGCCAATCCCCGGAAGCCTTCACCGACCACTACCTGGCAACCACCCGCCGCGTCCGGCGCCACTACCGGGAAATCGTGGCCAAGCTGGGTGGGGACTAG